The uncultured Fretibacterium sp. genomic interval ATCCAGTCCATGGTGGCAGCGCCCTCGTGGACCTCGCCGATCTTGTAGCTGCGCCCCGTATAGTACAGGATACGCTCGCTGGTCGTCGTCTTCCCAGCGTCGATGTGGGCCGCTATTCCTATGTTTCTGAGCTTTGAAATGTCCAAAAAATGCACCTACCCAAACACGGCACCCCGAACGCCCAGGCCGGATCCGGAATCCAGCTCTCCGGACTCCGACGATACCCCGACATTCGGAACTCAGCCGCAAAAATAGACGCCTCCGCAGGAGGCGGATTACCAGCGATAGTGAGCGAACGCGCGATTGGCCTCCGCCATCCTGTGCGTGTCCTCACGCTTCTTGATGGAGCTGCCCTCGTTCTTGTAGGCATCCATCAGCTCGCGCATCAGACGCTCTGCCATCGGCATCCCCTTCTTGGAGCGGGCATAGGAGATGATCCAACGAATGGAGAGCAGCTGCCCCCTCTCCGGGGGAACCTCGACGGGGACCTGATAGGTGGCCCCGCCCACCCGGCGCGGACGCACCTCGATCTGGGGCGCCACGTTGCTCATCGCCTTCTCGAAGACCTCGAACGGCTCCGTCCCGAGCTTCTCCGCCGCGTTGTCCAGCGCCGTGTACAGAATCCTCTCGGCGACGCTCTTCTTTCCGCCCTTCATCAGGCTGCTGATGAACTTGGCGACCGCCGGGTTTCCGAACCGGGTATCCGGAACGGTCTCCCGCTTCCTCACATGACCCTTACGAGGCATAACGTTCCCCTCCCTGGCTAACTGGCCTTCGGCTTACGCGCACCGTACTTGGAGCGGCTGCGCTTCCGGTTTTCGACTCCGCCGCAGTCGAGCGTGCCGCGGACGATATGATACCGAACGCCGGGAAGGTCCTTGACGCGCCCCCCGCGGACGAGCACCACGGAGTGCTCCTGCAGGTTATGGCCGATGCCCGGGATGTAGGTCGTAACCTCGATGCCGTTGGTCAGGCGCACGCGGGCGACCTTACGAAGGGCCGAGTTCGGCTTCTTGGGGGTCACCGTATAAACTCGGGTGCAGACCCCCCTGCGGGCAGGGTTCCCCTGCAGGGCCGGGGAGTCGCTCTTGGTTCGCTTCTCCTCGCGGCCGAAACGCACAAGCTGGTTGATGGTTGGCACAGAATCTCCTCCTCGATATGAATCGCAAAAACATCTATAGGTCAGCGCTTCAGCAACCCCGCCGCAGCGGCTGATCTGTCTATGGCACAGGCCCGGCCCAAAATCAGCCGGGACTCGACTTGTTCCACCTCGACCCCGGCGGCCCCGGCATCCGCCAGAAGGGACTCCCCCCTCCCGGACTCCGCGTCTAGGGCGACAAAAACCTTGCGCAGCAACCCCTTAGCGAGGGCCCGCCGCACTTCTTTCTCCCCGACAACCCGCTCCGCCGCCGCAAGTTCGCTTAAAGGCACAAGAATACCTCCTGTGTTCGAGACACGCACGATATCATAACAAAACGAAAAGGCAGATGTCAAGAAAGCCCCCAAATTCTTCCGGAAGTTTCGTCCTAATCGAAAGTTCCATCCTATAGGAATTCCCTCCCATACCCCTCACTTCGCCGGGCCGGGCAGGCTTCCCGCAAGCTGCCCGCAGGCCGCCATGATGTCCGCCCCGCGTTCCCGCCGCACCTCGAACTCGATCCTCAGTTCGGACAGGGCCGCGCAGAACGCCTTGACCCTCGGCTCAGGGGATCGATGCAGCTCCGGCTTCATCGGGATGGGGTTGAACGGGATCAGGTTGACGTAGGGCTCCAGGCCGTCGAGCAGCGCCGCCATCTCGTAGGCGAGCTGCGGGTCGTCGTTGACCCCATCGATCAGAGCGTACTCTATCGTCACCCTCTCCCCCGTCCTCCTTCTATAGATGTGAAGAGCCTCGACAAGCCTCGACAAGGAGTAGCTCCGGTTGATCGGCATCAGGCGCGAGCGCAGCGCGTCGTTCGGGGCGTGCAGGGACACGGAGAGCCTTATGGGGATCTCGAAGTCCGCCAGGTCGACGATACCCTGGGCGACGCCCGAGGTCGATATCGTGATGTGCCGCGCCCCCAGCCCTCGCATCTTGGGATGGTTCAGCATGCGGATGCTCCCGAAGACGCTGTCGGCGTTCAGCAGGGGCTCGCCCATCCCCATGAAGACGATGTTGTTGATCCCCTGCTCGGCGCCGGCGTCCAGACGACGCCGCTCCATCATGAGGAACTGCCCCAGGATCTCGCCCGGCGTCAGGTTCCGGGTAAAGCCCAGGGAGCCCGTGGCGCAGAACGTGCAGGCGAGCGGACAGCCCACCTGGCTCGAGATGCAGGCCGTCGTGTGGCCTCCATGATTCAGCAGGACGGACTCCACCCGCTCTCCGTCCGTCATCTGCCACAGGTACTTCCGGGTCCCGTCCCGGGACGCCTGCTCCCGGATCAGTACGGGCAGAGGCATGAGAAGGGAACCGCTCAGACGCTCCCGCAGGGACTTCGAAAGGTTGCTCATCTCATGATAGTTGAAGACCTTCCGGCCATAGATCCAGCCACAGATCTGGTCGGCTCGGAACCCCGGTTCCCCCCATTCCGCCATCCGCCCCCGCCACTCCTCGTAGGGGAGGGAGAGGGCGTCGTCGCCCCCCATCCCCTCCCTGTTGCCTTCGTGCTCCCTCATTTTGCCCCTATCCCCTCAATACAGGGAAGCGCTGATTAAAACGAAAATACATATTTTATTCAGGAATAAATATGCAAAACATCATATAGGCAAAAATTTCCAGCGCTTCCCTCAATTTTTAACATGGGGGCTTCGCCCCCAAGCCCCCACGCCGCTATCCTGATAGCGGCGGCCCCGGCAAGTTCCTTTTTCAAAAACGGCAAGCTGGGGTACCACAGGGAGGCTTCGTGGATTAAATCAGTGTTTCCTAAACCAGCGTATCCTATTATAATTTATAAAGAAACAGTTTCCGCAATCACGACAAAAAACGCTAGTTTCGGCGCCGGGAGGTCGCAATGCCCCAATTCTTCTCAGGGAAAAACGTCGACGAAAAAAAGGTATTCCCCCTCCGGGGAAGCGGATTGAATCAGCTGCTCGCGGGACTCTGCATCCTGACGGCCGCTCTGGCCTCGTTTTACTACAGGGACATCCTCTCGGCCGGTTTCTTCCGCTCCGCGGGGCAGTGGGAC includes:
- the rpsG gene encoding 30S ribosomal protein S7, with translation MPRKGHVRKRETVPDTRFGNPAVAKFISSLMKGGKKSVAERILYTALDNAAEKLGTEPFEVFEKAMSNVAPQIEVRPRRVGGATYQVPVEVPPERGQLLSIRWIISYARSKKGMPMAERLMRELMDAYKNEGSSIKKREDTHRMAEANRAFAHYRW
- the rpsL gene encoding 30S ribosomal protein S12 encodes the protein MPTINQLVRFGREEKRTKSDSPALQGNPARRGVCTRVYTVTPKKPNSALRKVARVRLTNGIEVTTYIPGIGHNLQEHSVVLVRGGRVKDLPGVRYHIVRGTLDCGGVENRKRSRSKYGARKPKAS
- a CDS encoding 50S ribosomal protein L7ae; this encodes MPLSELAAAERVVGEKEVRRALAKGLLRKVFVALDAESGRGESLLADAGAAGVEVEQVESRLILGRACAIDRSAAAAGLLKR
- the rlmN gene encoding 23S rRNA (adenine(2503)-C(2))-methyltransferase RlmN, coding for MREHEGNREGMGGDDALSLPYEEWRGRMAEWGEPGFRADQICGWIYGRKVFNYHEMSNLSKSLRERLSGSLLMPLPVLIREQASRDGTRKYLWQMTDGERVESVLLNHGGHTTACISSQVGCPLACTFCATGSLGFTRNLTPGEILGQFLMMERRRLDAGAEQGINNIVFMGMGEPLLNADSVFGSIRMLNHPKMRGLGARHITISTSGVAQGIVDLADFEIPIRLSVSLHAPNDALRSRLMPINRSYSLSRLVEALHIYRRRTGERVTIEYALIDGVNDDPQLAYEMAALLDGLEPYVNLIPFNPIPMKPELHRSPEPRVKAFCAALSELRIEFEVRRERGADIMAACGQLAGSLPGPAK